The Bacillota bacterium genome contains a region encoding:
- a CDS encoding Xaa-Pro peptidase family protein, with protein sequence MEKPGGAVLHETQERLSALRRKLDEAQLDAIVVVDRFNRRYLTGFTGSAGVVLVSRDPAQQPVLLVDSRYTEQASRQAAGYRVIQHADYVWETLREVMGEYGLKKVGFESEHMSYRQATRWQEEIPGVTWVPVEQQLEALRAVKSPSELAAMRRAIAITDQAFQYILGELRAGVTERQVAWRLEIFLREHGAERLAFDSIVASGPNGALPHAFPTDRALQPGDLVVLDFGCVYDGYHSDMTRTVVVGPEVPPRAREVYEVVRRAQAAGVQAVRPGRTGKEVDGDSRAVIEQAGFGEYFGHGLGHGVGLEVHEPIPRLSRISDTVLQPGMVTSVEPGIYIPGWGGVRIEDLVLVTEDGCEVLTASPKELIVVGG encoded by the coding sequence ATGGAAAAACCCGGAGGTGCCGTTTTGCACGAGACTCAGGAGCGCCTTTCGGCCCTGCGCCGCAAGCTGGACGAAGCTCAACTGGACGCCATCGTGGTGGTGGACCGGTTCAACCGCCGCTACCTGACCGGCTTCACCGGGAGCGCGGGCGTGGTGCTGGTGAGCCGGGACCCCGCGCAGCAACCCGTGCTGCTGGTGGACTCCCGCTACACCGAGCAGGCGTCGAGGCAGGCAGCCGGATACCGGGTCATCCAGCACGCCGACTACGTCTGGGAGACGCTCCGCGAGGTGATGGGGGAGTACGGCCTCAAGAAAGTCGGCTTCGAATCCGAGCATATGTCCTACCGGCAGGCCACCCGGTGGCAGGAGGAGATCCCCGGCGTCACGTGGGTGCCGGTGGAGCAGCAACTAGAGGCGCTGCGGGCCGTCAAGTCGCCCTCGGAGCTTGCGGCGATGCGCCGGGCGATTGCCATCACCGACCAGGCGTTTCAGTACATTCTCGGCGAACTGCGTGCCGGGGTCACGGAGAGGCAGGTCGCCTGGCGGCTGGAGATCTTCCTGCGGGAGCACGGGGCGGAGCGGTTGGCCTTTGACAGCATTGTGGCGTCGGGCCCCAACGGGGCACTGCCGCACGCCTTCCCCACCGACCGGGCCCTTCAGCCAGGCGACCTGGTGGTGCTGGACTTCGGGTGCGTTTACGACGGTTACCACTCGGACATGACTCGCACCGTGGTCGTCGGGCCCGAGGTGCCGCCGCGCGCTCGGGAAGTGTACGAAGTGGTGCGGCGCGCGCAGGCTGCGGGCGTGCAGGCCGTGCGGCCCGGCCGGACGGGCAAGGAGGTGGACGGCGACTCCCGAGCCGTCATCGAGCAGGCCGGGTTCGGCGAGTATTTCGGGCACGGGCTGGGACACGGGGTGGGGCTGGAGGTTCACGAACCCATCCCGCGCCTTTCCAGGATTTCGGACACGGTGCTGCAGCCGGGAATGGTCACGAGCGTCGAGCCGGGTATTTACATCCCCGGGTGGGGCGGCGTGCGCATCGAGGACCTGGTGCTGGTCACGGAGGACGGGTGCGAAGTCCTGACGGCTTCGCCCAAGGAGTTAATCGTGGTGGGCGGTTGA
- the efp gene encoding elongation factor P has protein sequence MISVNDLRPGLTIEVDGEVWSVVEFLHVKPGKGAAFVRTRLKNVRTGNVIDRTFRAGERVNRAHVENREMQYLYHSGNEWYFMDTRNYEQIAVPEEYLGDAPKYLKENDVILIQFYEGRPIGVELPTYVELKVVETEPGVRGDTAQGGSKPAKLETGLVVQVPLFIDTGDVIKVDTRTGEYLSRA, from the coding sequence GTGATCTCCGTCAACGATCTGCGGCCGGGATTGACCATTGAGGTGGACGGCGAAGTCTGGAGCGTGGTGGAGTTCCTCCACGTGAAACCGGGCAAGGGTGCGGCCTTCGTGCGCACCCGGCTCAAGAACGTCAGGACGGGCAACGTCATCGACCGCACCTTCAGGGCGGGCGAGCGGGTCAACCGGGCCCACGTGGAGAACCGGGAGATGCAGTACCTGTACCACAGCGGCAACGAGTGGTACTTCATGGACACCCGTAACTACGAACAGATCGCCGTCCCGGAAGAGTACCTGGGGGATGCGCCCAAGTACCTCAAGGAGAACGACGTCATCCTCATCCAGTTCTACGAGGGGCGCCCCATCGGGGTGGAGCTGCCCACCTACGTCGAACTCAAGGTGGTCGAGACGGAGCCGGGTGTACGGGGTGACACCGCGCAGGGCGGGTCGAAGCCTGCGAAGCTCGAGACGGGGCTTGTGGTGCAGGTGCCACTTTTCATCGACACCGGCGACGTCATCAAGGTGGACACCCGGACGGGAGAGTACCTATCGAGGGCGTAG